The Deltaproteobacteria bacterium genome segment GCGCCAAGGCTAACGACCTAAAAATCTCCCAAGCCGTGGTTGAGGTTAAGAACGAGTTAGAACGGTTACGAGAACAGGTCCAAAATATTGAATAAGTAAAAAGTATAATTAACCAAGGAACCATTGACTAGTGCGCTCGATCATGTCCAACAAAGAAAATTACTCCGTCAATATCGGCTTTGGCAACCTGGTGGCCTCCCACCGGGTAGTGGCGATTGTCACTCCAGGGTCAGCGCCCATGAAACGGCTGCGGGAAGAAGCCAAAAATCGGGAACGGCTCATTGATGCCACCCATGGTCGCAAGACCCGCTCCATAATTGTCATGGATAGCAACCATATCGTGCTTTCCGCGGTTCAGCCCGAAACCCTGTGTCAACGCCTTAATGGAGATCATTCGGGAATAAGAGGCAAGAAGGACGAATAGGTGGGAGGTCAGATTTTTGTGGTCTCGGGTTCCTCCGGAACCGGAAAGACCTCTTTACTGCAGGAAGTTTTGGCCAAAGATTCCCGGCTACGGTTTTCAGTCTCTTATACCACCCGGAAGCCGCGTCCCCACGAGGTCCACGGTCAGGACTATTTCTTTGTCAGTCCAGACGAATTCCACCGTCTGGTCCAGCAAGGCCGGTTAATCGAATGGGTGGAACAATTCGGCCACTTTTATGGCACTTCTAAAGACTGGGTGGACCAGGCCCTGACCCAGGAGCAAGATATAGTCTTTGATATTGAAATTCACGGGGCTCGGCAACTGAAACGCCTTTATCCGGACGAGACCTTTATCTTTATTCTGCCGCCCTCCTTGGCGGAACTGGAACGGCGCTTGCGCCGGCGCGGAGATGTGCCGGAAGCCGAATTGCAGCAGCGCCTGCAGCAAGCCCGAAAAGAGTTGCAGGAGGTGGAGTGGTATGATTATCTGGTCATAAACGACGATTTTTCGGAGGCCGTATACCTGTTACAGGCTCTCGTCAACGCTTCCCGCTGCCGCACCCCTTTAGTGTGGCCCAAGATTAAACACCGCTTCCAGATACAGTCCTGAGCTATGCCCTCTCAGTGTGGATTTTAACGAAATCCACTGCAATCTTAAGCTCATGCCCTTCCGGCCTTAAATTCAGAGCCTCCCCGTTAAATTTTACTCTGAGCATTTAACCGGTTAATTTGAGGGGAGGGCCGCCGTATCCCCGCCCTCCCCTCAAGCTCCCCCCAACCCCCCTTAAGGGGTTGGGGGTGTGGGTTTTGGAGAGCTGTTTTTTTCTAAATCCAATTCATTTATTATATTATATGACCTGAGTAATAAATGCTCATTTGATCGGCACCTGAGAGCAGACCAACAGATTTTTCTTATCTTTCTTGGAAATAATTGTTAAAATTCGTATTAATCGGAGGGTGGAAAATCCATGACCTTGAAAATTTTCTTTACCACTTTTTTGGCGATTTTCCTGGCCGAACTGGGGGACAAGACCCAATTGGCTATCCTGCTCATGGCGGCCGATGACGGGATCAATAAACTAGTGGTGTTTGTTGGCTCTTCCGCCGCGCTGATCCTGGCTACCCTCATTGCGGTGGCGCTGGGCTCCCAACTTAACCACTGGATCCCCCCCAAACTTTTGAAAGCCGTCACCGGCCTGGGTTTTGTCGCCATCGGTCTGGTTATTCTCTGGGGGGTTCGAACCTGATCGGCTTATTAATTAAGGCCTTTGGTCGATAAATTGTCAGCCTTAAGGCTTTCCTAGACGGTTTATGAAGATGACTGCTATCCAGGAAGCCAAGGGAGGGAGTAAGGAAATGGCGACCAATCCGACTAAGCAAACAGATCGCGCCCTTCTTTCCGAAAAATGGGAAGCGCGCGCCGCCTTAGAGACTGATCACTATGAAGAGCTGCTGCTCTTCAATGAAATTGCTACCATAACTGCTCAGGCCTTAAGTGTGCAAGAGGTGCTCGACCTGATCTTGAACCGGGTCTTGCAATTTCTAGGGGTGTCGGCAGGGATCCTGTTGCTTTGGGACCAACCCGGAGGTCGCCTTAGTCATGCTGCCTCCCAGGGTTTTCCCAACCATTATTTGGTTAAGATCAATGAATCTCATATTGAAAAGGTTATTGGGCCCTATCTCATGCATGCTACCCAGCCGTTGATCATTCATGATGCGGCCAACGACCCGCGGTTGC includes the following:
- a CDS encoding DUF370 domain-containing protein yields the protein MSNKENYSVNIGFGNLVASHRVVAIVTPGSAPMKRLREEAKNRERLIDATHGRKTRSIIVMDSNHIVLSAVQPETLCQRLNGDHSGIRGKKDE
- the gmk gene encoding guanylate kinase; amino-acid sequence: MGGQIFVVSGSSGTGKTSLLQEVLAKDSRLRFSVSYTTRKPRPHEVHGQDYFFVSPDEFHRLVQQGRLIEWVEQFGHFYGTSKDWVDQALTQEQDIVFDIEIHGARQLKRLYPDETFIFILPPSLAELERRLRRRGDVPEAELQQRLQQARKELQEVEWYDYLVINDDFSEAVYLLQALVNASRCRTPLVWPKIKHRFQIQS
- a CDS encoding TMEM165/GDT1 family protein, whose translation is MTLKIFFTTFLAIFLAELGDKTQLAILLMAADDGINKLVVFVGSSAALILATLIAVALGSQLNHWIPPKLLKAVTGLGFVAIGLVILWGVRT